A genomic segment from Aspergillus puulaauensis MK2 DNA, chromosome 1, nearly complete sequence encodes:
- a CDS encoding TauD/TfdA family dioxygenase (COG:I;~EggNog:ENOG410PIDF;~InterPro:IPR042098,IPR003819;~PFAM:PF02668;~go_function: GO:0016491 - oxidoreductase activity [Evidence IEA];~go_process: GO:0055114 - oxidation-reduction process [Evidence IEA]): MPAPTVEPLTPPAGSDIDFGAVVTNADLENLTDDVFATISDALHKHLVVVVKDQQHLTPKAQYELTQRFDPSASQYGHGKTLDAKRSILHPDLKTVPHQPQVQVIGHGFVDSYEGLNNIQLKHPHHRTFHRDPIPDEDDYDFTRFYRWHIDAALYDLYPPHVTTLLAVRVPKGRRQTLRYDDGSIETLNVPLGTTAFVSGERMFNLLSDENKEFALGSRIEYAPHPYIWMSPARSHPTGLGLYTETLELPPSSLPPIDESKIQILPMVWKNPVTGNPALQIHPAAVRKIHMADGTVIDDLKRVRDIVYRLQRPAISPRFVYPHDWEEGDLVLFHNRGVLHSVVGAFGEGEVRLFRQCNLAAGEAPVGMLTKG, encoded by the exons ATGCCTGCACCTACAGTTGAACCCCTCACACCACCAGCCGGGTCCGACATCGACTTTGGCGCAGTCGTCACCAACGCTGACCTGGAGAACTTGACAG ACGACGTTTTTGCAACAATAAGCGATGCCCTACATAAACATCTCGTCGTAGTCGTTAAAGACCAACAGCACCTCACCCCGAAAGCCCAGTACGAACTCACCCAGCGCTTCGACCCCTCCGCCTCGCAATACGGGCACGGCAAGACCCTCGACGCCAAACGCAGCATCCTGCACCCAGACCTTAAAACCGTGCCTCACCAGCCGCAAGTCCAGGTCATCGGCCACGGCTTCGTCGACTCCTACGAGGgcctcaacaacatccagctCAAACACCCCCACCACCGCACCTTCCACCGCGATCCTATcccagacgaagatgacTACGACTTCACCCGCTTTTACCGCTGGCATATTGACGCCGCGCTGTACGACCTTTATCCACCACACGTCACGACTCTGCTGGCTGTGCGCGTTCCCAAAGGACGCCGCCAGACACTCCGGTACGATGACGGATCCATCGAAACACTCAATGTCCCGCTCGGCACAACGGCCTTCGTCAGCGGCGAGCGCATGTTCAATCTCCTCTCCGACGAAAATAAGGAGTTCGCACTGGGCAGTCGCATCGAGTACGCACCTCATCC ATACATCTGGATGTCCCCCGCGCGCTCCCACCCCACAGGACTAGGCCTATATACCGAAACGCTCGAActccccccctcctccctgccACCCATCGACGAATCCAAAATCCAGATCCTGCCTATGGTCTGGAAGAACCCCGTAACGGGCAACCCGGCACTGCAGATCCATCCGGCAGCTGTGCGCAAGATCCATATGGCCGACGGGACGGTCATTGATGATCTCAAACGCGTCAGGGATATCGTGTATAGATTGCAGAGACCGGCGATTAGTCCGAGGTTTGTGTACCCGCATGACTGGGAAGAGGGGGATCTGGTGCTTTTCCATAACCGGGGGGTGCTGCATTCTGTTGTTGGGGCGTttggggagggcgaggtgaGGTTGTTTAGGCAG